From a region of the Actinopolymorpha singaporensis genome:
- a CDS encoding GatB/YqeY domain-containing protein: MSDLKDRLRTDLTAAMKARDALRASTLRMTLTEVTNAEVAGTSARELSDAEVLEVLDREAKKRREAADAYEEAGRGELARKERAEGEIIAEYLPAQLSDEELSAIVAGAVDEVGASGMKDMGKVMKVVQPQVKGRAEGGRVAAAVRSRLG, encoded by the coding sequence ATGAGCGACCTCAAGGACCGTCTGCGCACTGACCTGACCGCCGCGATGAAGGCGCGGGACGCGTTGCGCGCCTCGACGCTGCGGATGACCCTCACCGAGGTGACGAACGCCGAGGTGGCCGGAACCTCCGCGCGGGAGCTGAGCGACGCCGAGGTGCTCGAGGTGCTGGACCGGGAGGCGAAGAAGCGCCGGGAGGCGGCCGACGCCTACGAGGAGGCCGGTCGCGGCGAGCTCGCCCGCAAGGAGCGCGCCGAGGGCGAGATCATCGCGGAGTACCTCCCCGCCCAGCTGTCCGACGAGGAGCTGTCGGCGATCGTGGCCGGCGCCGTTGACGAGGTGGGCGCGAGCGGCATGAAGGACATGGGCAAGGTGATGAAGGTCGTCCAGCCGCAGGTGAAGGGCCGGGCCGAGGGCGGCCGCGTCGCCGCCGCCGTGCGCTCACGGCTCGGCTGA